In the Clostridium sp. 'White wine YQ' genome, TAGTTCATTTCTGCATGTAATTTGCCTAATTCTGCAATCTAGAAAAATAAGTAGTATCCTAACCTATTGAATTTCATTATGATGTAAGTTAAAATTTATATACAAATGAAGAATCAATCAAATGAAAATATAAAGGAGAATCATAATATGAATATGGAAGAAACTCATACTTCACCCTCGGTAGATGCTAAAAATGATATGCTTTGTCAGAATCTTTTGAGTCAAATCATCACTATTATTGATAGAATTACCTGTGATGAAGGCAATACAAAAACAGTTATTCCATTTCTTACGATCAATCGTCATACATACTCTTCTCCATTAACACCAAGTGTCCTTACCCCTTCGTTTTGTATCATAATTCAAGGTATGAAAGAAATTCATTTGGGAAATGAAATGTTTTATTACTATGCTGGAGATTATCTAGCTTCTTTGATTGATATGCCTGCATCCGGACAAGTTGTTAATGCATCTGTAGATTCTCCATTTATAGGATTGCGTATTGATTTTACAACAAAAGAAATTGCATCCGTTGCAATGGAAATTGAAATGGACGTTAAACAAAACAGAAAAAAGTCAAGTGCTGGAGCATTCGTCGGTAAATCAGATGCTGAACTTTTAGATTTGTTTATACGTCTCCTAAAACTAATAGAGAATCCAAAAGGAATCAGTTTTCTTTCCGAAAACATAAAACGCGAATTGATTTTTCGTTTATTAACTGGTGATTATGGGCATCTTTTTTATCAACAGGCATTGTTTGAGCAGCAAACGGACGGGATAGGCAAAGCCATTACCTGGATTAGTGAGAATTATTCTAAATCTTTTAATGTCAAAGAATTAGCAAAATCCAATAACATGAGTGTTTCAGCGCTACAGCATAAATTTAAAGCTATCACCACAATGGGGCCTTTACAATACCAAAAGCAACTTCGTTTGCAGGAGGCAAGGCGCTTAATGTTCAGCGGTACTATGGATGCAACATCTGCTGCAATGGAAGTTGGTTACGGAAGTTTATCTCAGTTCAACAGGGAATACAAACGACTTTTTGGATTGCCTCCAAAAAAAGATATAAAATGGCTAATGGAAAATTATGAGTTATTCGTGGAAAATTAATAACCTGGTTTATCTAGGCTTCGCTTCCTAATAATAAATATAAAAACCTCAGCAACACATTATGTATTGCTGAGGCTTTATTATATTCTATGATATTTATGTTGTGGTCTACCCACCTTGCCGTATTCCACTAGTTTCTCTACTTTATTTTCTTTTTCCATATAATCAAGATATCTTCTTACCGTTACTCTTGCTATTCCTAATTTTTCTGCCAAACCCTCTGCTGTAAAATCCTCATAACTACTTTTCTCAATTTCTTCCCAAATACTTCTATAGGTATATTTATTGAGTCCCTTTGCATAATCATCTTCATTATGAGAAGTATTGGAACTAGCAATTAGTTTATCTAATTCTTCCTGTTCAATTTCATCATTTTTCTTAAATTCATAGTATCTTCCCTTAAATTGAGTTAGTGATTCTTTAAATCTTTCAAAGCTAAAGGGCTTTATAAGATAATCTACAACTCCATATCTAAAAGCTTCTTGTACTCTTTCAATTGATTTATCTGCAGTTATTAAGATTATATCTATCTCTAACTCCTGCGCTCTTATCCACTTCAAGAAATCTATGCCATTTTCTTTAGGAAGATATACGTCAAGTAATATTAAATCTGGTTTCTTAACAGATATAAATTTTTTAGCATCTTCAAGGTTAGAAACTGCTTTATATAAAACAAATCCCTCTACTCTTTTTAAAAACTTAGAATTTATTTCTCTAACCATAGGATTGTCTTCAACAATCATTACTTGAATCAAGCTTTCCCCTCCTTTTTCATAGGTATTGTAATATCCCAACTTACACCTTCATCCCCTTCAAAGCTTATGGTGCCGTCATACCTATCAATTATTTCCTTTACAATATACATTCCATTTCCACGCTGTCCTTCTTTTGTAGAGTACCCTTGCTCATATATTTTTTCTCTAACTTCTAATGGAATTCCACCGCCATTATCTTTTACATTTATATTTAAAAAGTGTTCATTTTCAATTATCTTGATATATATTAATCCAGTCCCATCATTTTTCACTTCATCTAAGGAATTTTCTATTAAATTTCCTAAAAGTGATACAATCTCCTCAGAAGTCATTTTCTCTGGTAACTTTGTTAGTTTTGAAATTTCATCTATCTTTAATTTAACTCTACTCTCTTCAGCTTTATTATACTTGGCTAAAAGTAAAGCTGACAATGCTGGCTCCTTTATATTTTCAGTCAAAATGTTACTTATGTTGCTTCTTACCCTTGATATATCCGATATAAACTCCAGTACTTCCTCATACTCTTCAAGCTGAATTAGTCCTGCAATTGTATGAAGCTTATTCATGAATTCATGATTTTGAGCTCTTAATGACCACGCCAATTTTTTTACACCTGTAAGTTCTTCTGCCATTCTTGTTACTTCTGTTTTATCCCTAAAACTTGCAATTGCTCCTATTACCTTCCCTTTTTTCATTATAGGAATTCTATTAGTCATTATTATTGTATTATTTATCGTCTGCTCTTTCTCAAATTCTGATTCACCTGTTTCTAATACATTAATCATACGGGTATTGGGAATTGCCTCTTCTACATTCATACCTATAATCTCATTTTTATTAATCTTACCCTCAAAGTTTAATATCTTTAGAGCTGAATCATTTATAAGGGTAATTCTGCCGATGTTATCAACAGCTATTAATCCTTCATGAATTGCATATAAAATTCCCATCTTTTCATTATAAAGCCTTGTTATTTCCTCTGGTTCAAGCCCCATTAGGATATTTTTTATATTATTTGCTAATATAAATGCACCTATTATCCCTACAGCAAGTGCACCGAAACCAATTAAAATTATATATATAATTGCTTTATGTTTCGCAGTTTCAATGCTTTGAGTAAGAGTTCCTACTGAGACAAAACCTATTTCTTTTTTACTTTCAGAATCATATATAGGAGTGAATGCTCTTAAAGCTTTTCCCAAGGTTCCAGTAGCCTCAGATATATATGTTTCTCCCTTATAAACTACTCCATATTCATCTCCTCCCACAAACTTTTTACCGATCATATCAGGGTTTGGATGAGAATATCTAATCTCATCATTATCAGCTACTATTATATACTCAATCTGATCTAAATTCTTAAGCTGATTATTTATATAAGGTCCAATCTTTCTATTTGGATCCTTAACTTTAACTTCATTTATTATTTCATTTGAATTTGCTACCATCTTAGCTACATTCATAATATTAGTTCTAGCCTTGCTTTCGATGTTTCCAGTCATCCATGAAGCCACAAAGAAAATTATTATAGCTATAGAAATGAAAACTACTGAAATAATCAGCAAGGTAAGCTTAGTTTGCAGCTTCATCGTTTTTTTCATATTCATCACCTTCCCCTTAATATTGAGACATCAAATTTACAGCCAAAATACACGGAAGTATAGAAGTTCTTAAATTCTGACAGAAGTATTGCAATGGATTTATATCTCCATCCTATTATAATGCACTTCTCTCATTATTGTCTTCCACTTTTCCGTGTATAATTAATATCTACCTATTTTACTTTAACCATTAACTTATTTATGCGACTACTTCGTTTTGTAATTTTTTTGCTTTACTATTTCTTAGACGTTTGAATACAAATGAAACAATAA is a window encoding:
- a CDS encoding AraC family transcriptional regulator — protein: MNMEETHTSPSVDAKNDMLCQNLLSQIITIIDRITCDEGNTKTVIPFLTINRHTYSSPLTPSVLTPSFCIIIQGMKEIHLGNEMFYYYAGDYLASLIDMPASGQVVNASVDSPFIGLRIDFTTKEIASVAMEIEMDVKQNRKKSSAGAFVGKSDAELLDLFIRLLKLIENPKGISFLSENIKRELIFRLLTGDYGHLFYQQALFEQQTDGIGKAITWISENYSKSFNVKELAKSNNMSVSALQHKFKAITTMGPLQYQKQLRLQEARRLMFSGTMDATSAAMEVGYGSLSQFNREYKRLFGLPPKKDIKWLMENYELFVEN
- a CDS encoding response regulator; this translates as MIQVMIVEDNPMVREINSKFLKRVEGFVLYKAVSNLEDAKKFISVKKPDLILLDVYLPKENGIDFLKWIRAQELEIDIILITADKSIERVQEAFRYGVVDYLIKPFSFERFKESLTQFKGRYYEFKKNDEIEQEELDKLIASSNTSHNEDDYAKGLNKYTYRSIWEEIEKSSYEDFTAEGLAEKLGIARVTVRRYLDYMEKENKVEKLVEYGKVGRPQHKYHRI
- a CDS encoding ATP-binding protein, which translates into the protein MKKTMKLQTKLTLLIISVVFISIAIIIFFVASWMTGNIESKARTNIMNVAKMVANSNEIINEVKVKDPNRKIGPYINNQLKNLDQIEYIIVADNDEIRYSHPNPDMIGKKFVGGDEYGVVYKGETYISEATGTLGKALRAFTPIYDSESKKEIGFVSVGTLTQSIETAKHKAIIYIILIGFGALAVGIIGAFILANNIKNILMGLEPEEITRLYNEKMGILYAIHEGLIAVDNIGRITLINDSALKILNFEGKINKNEIIGMNVEEAIPNTRMINVLETGESEFEKEQTINNTIIMTNRIPIMKKGKVIGAIASFRDKTEVTRMAEELTGVKKLAWSLRAQNHEFMNKLHTIAGLIQLEEYEEVLEFISDISRVRSNISNILTENIKEPALSALLLAKYNKAEESRVKLKIDEISKLTKLPEKMTSEEIVSLLGNLIENSLDEVKNDGTGLIYIKIIENEHFLNINVKDNGGGIPLEVREKIYEQGYSTKEGQRGNGMYIVKEIIDRYDGTISFEGDEGVSWDITIPMKKEGKA